The Apium graveolens cultivar Ventura chromosome 6, ASM990537v1, whole genome shotgun sequence genome contains a region encoding:
- the LOC141664992 gene encoding uncharacterized protein LOC141664992 has translation MHEDLKSEYLEVEDPFILWENLKNRFDHQKLVYLPAAENDWANLRLQDFKSVRAYSSALFKISSRLIMCGEKVTEKRKIDKILSTFHPNNINLAEMYRERKFTKFRDLLSTLLVAEQNHELVIKNHQSRPTGSAPLPEVNNMPFQPNVRGKGYRGGRGQGRYRGRGRNHGHFRPYNNSGHRKWQSESQSKRKASRGGKTENVCYRCGMNGHWTRNCHTPDHLVKLYQSSQKSKEKMVETNFSNNNIDDFPRITTGGISINGPNEPNETLIWKAED, from the coding sequence ATGCATGAAGATTTAAAATCTGAGTACTTAGAAGTCGAGGATCCTTTTATATTATGGGAAAATCTAAAGAATAGGTTCGATCACCAGAAACTAGTTTATCTACCTGCAGCTGAAAATGATTGGGCTAATTTAAGACTTCAGGATTTTAAGAGTGTCCGAGCATATAGCTCTGCTTTGTTCAAAATAAGTTCTAGGCTTATTATGTGTGGTGAGAAAGTTACGGAGAAAAGAAAAATAGATAAAATACTATCAACTTTTCACCCCAACAATATCAACTTAGCAGAGATGTACAGGGAGCGAAAATTTACTAAGTTCAGGGATCTTCTATCAACTCTCCTCGTTGCTGAACAGAATCATGAATTGGTGATTAAGAATCATCAATCCCGTCCAACAGGATCTGCCCCATTACCTGAAGTAAATAACATGCCATTCCAGCCGAATGTACGTGGAAAAGGGTATAGAGGTGGACGGGGCCAAGGGCGGTACCGTGGACGAGGTCGGAACCACGGGCATTTTCGTCCATATAACAACTCTGGTCACCGGAAGTGGCAATCTGAATCACAGAGTAAAAGAAAGGCATCACGAGGAGGAAAAACTGAAAATGTTTGCTATAGGTGCGGCATGAATGGGCACTGGACACGTAATTGTCATACCCCAGATCACCTTGTTAAGTTATACCAATCTTCTCaaaaatcaaaagagaaaatggTAGAAACAAATTTCTCCAACAATAACATAGATGATTTTCCGAGAATCACAACTGGAGGAATAAGCATTAATGGTCCGAATGAACCTAACGAAACTCTCATATGGAAGGCTGAAGATTAG
- the LOC141668073 gene encoding putative LRR receptor-like serine/threonine-protein kinase At1g53440 codes for MSCKLMGRHHFHSNVSTRVKFTTVSFSFRCFIFVHVLLSFVFIHELGCVAQLLPPEEVETLEEIATKLNIKHWDVKRNSCSGGGGLSVVFNIPQALSNVTCDCTFSNNSVCHVTNIQLKGLNLTGELPSEFSKLTFLQELDLTQNYVNGTIPISFGQLPLKTLGLLDNRISGSIPLEIANIDTLEELILEDNQLGGTLPPELGNLKSLRRLLLSSNNFIGTIPESFSALKNLSDFRIDGSELSGKIPDFIGNWTKMTILNLQGTSMEGPIPFSISLLKNLQELRISDLNGSVSSFPDLQGMADMKYLILRSCIIKDSIPPYIAEMRILNTLDLSFNRLSGPIPDSIQSLESSLNFLFLNSNLLSGVIPSWISDSKKNFDVSYNNFTQPTSQYRCQASRVNLVASHSSSTSPSTLWCMKKDLPCPETSQYHSLFINCGGPKIESGGNEYEDDLVTEGASYFHPTERWAYSSTGVFIYNDRSNFVARQTNVTGEEFYQTARLSPSSLKYYGLCLRKGSYKVRLHFAEIQFYADQTFSSIGKRIFDVSIQGNVIWKDFNIAEKAGGIGKNITLERDVTVNGSTLEIHLYWAGKGTTAVPNRGVYGPLISAISVTPNFETGGLSTGAIAGIVVASLVGLVSILIVVWMKGFLGGKDVEDKELRGAIEQQTCYYSLRHIKSATSNFDHANKIGEGGFGPVYKGILPDGQEIAVKQLSSKSKQGNREFINEIGMISALQHPNLVKLYGCCIEGNQLLLIYEYLENNSLARALFGLHKQRLNLDWVTRKKILLQIARGLTYLHEESRLKIVHRDIKATNVLLDKDLNAKISDFGLAKLDEEENTHISTRIAGTRGYMAPEYAMRGYLTDKADVYSFGIVALEIVSGKSNTSYMPKQEFVYLLDWAYVLHEQGNLLELVDPILGTTYSKREAMNMLNIALLCSNPTPTLRPSMSSIVSMLDGNKKVEAPIFIRSTANDKMKFKAFERLSHDSHTLSSMEGPWVDSSISIPSKDTSKLLTDLYDVNFE; via the exons ATGAGTTGTAAGTTAATGGGGCGCCATCATTTCCATAGTAATGTTAGTACTAGAGTTAAGTTCACAACTGTTTCATTCTCCTTTCGCTGCTTCATATTTGTACATGTGCTTCTTAGTTTTGTTTTCATCCATGAATTGGGATGCGTTGCTCAACTTTTGCCTCCTGAAGAAG TTGAAACTCTTGAAGAAATAGCTACGAAGCTAAATATTAAACATTGGGACGTTAAAAGGAATTCTTGTAGTGGGGGTGGAGGCTTGAGTGTTGTGTTTAACATCCCTCAGGCACTTAGCAATGTGACTTGTGATTGCACATTCAGTAACAATTCTGTTTGCCATGTCACCAATAT CCAGCTGAAGGGACTTAATTTGACGGGAGAACTACCTTCTGAATTTTCAAAACTTACCTTCCTCCAGGAACT AGATCTGACTCAAAACTATGTCAATGGAACTATCCCCATTTCTTTTGGTCAGCTTCCTCTCAAAACTCT AGGCCTTCTGGATAATCGTATCAGTGGTTCAATTCCCCTGGAAATAGCTAATATTGATACGCTTGAAGAGCT GATCCTGGAAGATAATCAGCTAGGAGGGACTCTTCCTCCGGAGCTTGGAAATTTGAAGAGTCTCAGGAGACT TCTTCTTTCTTCTAACAACTTCATTGGAACAATACCGGAGTCATTTAGTGCTCTAAAGAATCTATCAGACTT TAGGATAGATGGGAGCGAATTGTCTGGAAAGATACCTGATTTTATTGGAAATTGGACTAAGATGACCATATT GAATCTTCAAGGTACATCTATGGAGGGTCCCATTCCTTTTAGTATCTCTCTATTAAAAAACCTGCAAGAACT GCGGATATCTGATTTAAATGGGTCTGTTTCAAGCTTCCCCGATCTGCAAGGCATGGCAGATATGAAGTACTT GATACTGAGAAGTTGCATAATTAAAGATTCAATTCCACCATACATAGCAGAGATGAGAATTTTAAATACCTT AGATTTGAGCTTTAACAGGTTGTCTGGACCAATTCCAGATTCAATTCAGTCTCTGGAGTCCAGCCTGAACTTTTT GTTTTTAAATAGTAATCTACTAAGCGGGGTAATACCAAGCTGGATTTCTGACAGCAAAAAAAATTT TGATGTATCTTACAATAATTTTACCCAACCAACATCTCAATATAGATGCCAGGCGTCAAGAGT GAATTTAGTTGCTAGCCATTCATCTTCAACCAGCCCCTC AACTTTGTGGTGCATGAAAAAGGACCTCCCTTGCCCCGAAACAAGCCAAT ATCATTCGCTGTTTATTAATTGCGGTGGACCCAAAATAGAATCAGGAGGCAACGAGTATGAAGATGATTTAGTTACAGAAGGTGCATCATACTTTCATCCTACAGAACGATGGGCTTATAGCAGTACAGGTGTTTTCATATATAATGACAGATCCAATTTTGTGGCTAGACAGACGAATGTGACCGGAGAAGAATTTTATCAAACAGCCCGCCTTTCCCCTTCTTCACTCAAGTACTATGGCCTTTGCTTGCGTAAAGGTAGTTATAAAGTCCGCCTTCACTTCGCTGAAATACAGTTCTATGCTGACCAGACATTTAGCAGCATTGGGAAGCGCATTTTTGATGTATCTATCCAA GGAAATGTTATTTGGAAAGACTTTAATATTGCAGAGAAAGCTGGAGGAATAGGTAAGAATATCACCTTGGAGCGGGATGTTACTGTTAATGGTAGCACTCTGGAAATTCACTTGTACTGGGCAGGGAAGGGGACTACTGCAGTACCTAATAGAGGTGTATATGGACCTTTGATATCAGCAATTTCAGTAACACCAA ACTTCGAAACGGGGGGACTATCAACTGGAGCTATTGCTGGGATTGTGGTTGCTTCACTTGTGGGCCTTGTCTCGATATTAATTGTAGTCTGGATGAAAGGTTTCCTAGGAGGAAAAGATGTTGAAGATAAAG AACTACGAGGAGCAATAGAACAACAGACATGTTATTATAGTTTAAGGCATATCAAATCTGCAACTAGCAACTTCGACCATGCAAATAAGATTGGTGAAGGAGGTTTTGGACCGGTTTACAAG GGTATTCTACCAGATGGCCAAGAAATTGCGGTTAAGCAGCTGTCCTCCAAATCAAAACAAGGAAACCGTGAATTTATTAATGAGATAGGCATGATATCTGCTTTACAGCATCCAAATCTTGTTAAGCTTTATGGATGTTGCATTGAAGGAAACCAGTTGTTGCTGATATATGAGTACCTTGAAAACAACAGTCTTGCTCGAGCCCTGTTTG GTCTTCATAAACAACGACTTAATTTGGACTGGGTGACGAGAAAGAAGATTTTATTACAGATAGCAAGAGGCTTAACTTATCTTCACGAGGAATCAAGGTTGAAAATAGTTCATAGAGACATAAAGGCCACCAATGTACTGCTTGATAAAGATCTCAATGCAAAGATATCAGACTTTGGTTTGGCCAAGCTTGATGAAGAAGAGAACACCCATATCAGCACGCGAATTGCTGGAACAAG AGGATATATGGCTCCGGAATATGCAATGCGGGGGTACTTGACTGATAAAGCAGATGTGTACAGTTTTGGAATTGTTGCACTGGAGATTGTTAGTGGGAAAAGCAACACAAGTTACATGCCAAAACAAGAGTTTGTGTACCTTCTTGATTGG GCCTACGTCCTTCATGAGCAGGGGAATCTTTTGGAACTCGTAGACCCAATTCTTGGCACAACTTACTCCAAACGAGAGGCGATGAATATGTTAAACATTGCTCTACTATGCTCTAATCCAACTCCTACTCTCAGACCATCCATGTCTTCGATTGTAAGTATGTTAGATGGAAACAAGAAAGTCGAAGCACCCATTTTCATTCGCTCCACCGCAAATgataaaatgaagtttaaagcCTTTGAAAGGCTTTCACACGACAGCCACACACTATCCTCAATGGAAGGGCCATGGGTTGATTCCTCAATCTCTATACCAAGTAAGGATACTAGCAAACTTCTCACTGATCTGTATGATGTGAATTTTGAGTAG
- the LOC141664990 gene encoding secreted RxLR effector protein 161-like: MDKSHPLTTPMVVRSLEPDKDIFRPREDDEEVLGPKIPYLGAIGALMYLVNNTMSDIAFAVNLLARFSSAPMDRHWNGIKHIFRYLRGTIGFGLFFPKNSTSQLIGYADTGYLSDPHFGKSQTGYVFTYCGAAIS, translated from the coding sequence atggataaatctcATCCATTGACTACTCCAATGGTGGTTAGATCTTTAGAGCCTGATAAAGATATATTTCGACCACGAGAAGATGATGAAGAAGTTCTCGGCCCTAAAATCCCATATCTTGGAGCAATTGGTGCACTTATGTATCTTGTAAATAATACAATGTCGGATATTGCATTTGCTGTGAATTTATTGGCTAGATTTAGCTCTGCTCCGATGGACAGGCATTGGAATGGGATCAAGCATATATTTCGTTATCTTCGTGGAACAATTGGTTTTGGGTTATTCTTCCCGAAAAACTCAACATCTCAGCTGATTGGATATGCAGACACTGGATATTTGTCAGATCCTCActttggaaaatcacaaactgGATATGTATTTACATATTGCGGTGCAGCCATTTCCTAG
- the LOC141667012 gene encoding trihelix transcription factor ENAP1-like codes for MADLTESSPLPSKSPAFREDCWTEEATATLVDAWGRRYVELNRGNLRQKDWQEVADAVNSRHGHNKKTRRTDVQCKNRIDTLKKKYKVEKARVCESNGAVVSNWMFYEQLDFLIGPKMTEIKSPPMAVALPIKRGEKSDAMVVALPQKRSAASVVDDSYFRRNYSAVAAAAAAAEEEVDEEDEDVSEESGGGKEPEGVKMLAKAINRFGEMYERVELAKQLQIIELEKQRMKFAKDLEVQRMQLLMDTQVQLEKVKQAKRSGSGSEDIYH; via the exons ATGGCTGACTTAACGGAATCTTCGCCGTTACCGTCAAAATCACCTGCGTTCCGTGAAGACTGCTGGACCGAGGAAGCGACGGCGACTCTCGTCGATGCTTGGGGACGCCGGTACGTTGAGCTGAATCGCGGGAATCTCCGGCAAAAAGACTGGCAAGAGGTGGCTGACGCCGTTAATTCACGGCACGGTCATAATAAGAAGACTAGACGTACGGATGTGCAATGTAAGAACCGGATCGATACGTTGAAGAAGAAGTATAAGGTTGAGAAAGCAAGGGTTTGTGAATCCAACGGTGCTGTGGTGAGTAATTGGATGTTTTATGAGCAATTGGATTTTCTCATCGGTCCGAAGATGACGGAGATCAAGTCGCCGCCGATGGCGGTTGCGTTGCCGATTAAGAGAGGCGAGAAGAGCGATGCGATGGTGGTGGCGTTGCCGCAGAAGAGATCGGCTGCTTCGGTTGTCGATGATTCGTATTTTAGGCGGAATTATTCGGCGGTGGCGGCGGCGGCTGCTGCGGCGGAGGAGGAAgttgatgaggaagatgaagatGTTAGTGAGGAGAGCGGCGGAGGAAAGGAGCCTGAAGGAGTTAAGATGCTGGCGAAAGCTATTAATAGATTTGGGGAGATGTATGAGAGGGTGGAGCTGGCGAAGCAGCTTCAAATTATTGAGTTGGAGAAGCAGCGAATGAAATTTGCGAAGGATCTCGAGGTCCAGAGGATGCAGCTGCTGATGGATACGCAGGTGCAGTTGGAGAAGGTGAAGCAGGCCAAACGCTCGGGGTCTGGTTCTGAGG ACATTTATCACTAG
- the LOC141668074 gene encoding epidermis-specific secreted glycoprotein EP1-like, producing the protein MASMHPLTLAILFLFFQTLSFSFCQATVPANETFRFVNEGELGEYISEYLGDYRALSVFTSPFQLCFYNQTPTAFTLSLRMGLRRTESLMRWVWEANRGNPVDENAVFSFGTDGNLVLAHSNGQVAWQSGTANKGVVGFKVLPTGNMVLYDSKGTFLWQSFDSPTDTLLVGQSLRIGAVTKLVSRASENENVNGPYSLAMEPKGLTMYYTPTNSPKPIPYFTFSQWFNVTKGATIQNMTFESENEYDEGFAYRLQFLLGVANYPYSAGGAFSRIKYNTTLSFLRLEMDGNIKIYTYNDKVDYGAWEVTYTLFSKDSDASECQLPTRCGKFGLCEDSQCVGCPSPKGPALAWSKSCEAPKLSSCAAKDFHYNKLEGVDHFMVKYTRGDGPVKQNDCEIKCTRDCKCLGYFYHLDTSRCWIAYHLKTLTRVDNSKHLAYVKLPN; encoded by the coding sequence ATGGCTTCTATGCATCCATTAACCCTTGCAATCCTCTTTCTCTTCTTTCAAACACTCTCCTTCAGCTTTTGTCAAGCTACTGTTCCTGCCAATGAGACTTTCAGATTTGTAAATGAAGGAGAGTTGGGGGAGTACATTAGTGAATATCTCGGTGATTATCGAGCTCTAAGTGTTTTCACTTCTCCATTTCAACTTTGCTTTTATAATCAAACACCTACTGCCTTTACCCTGTCTCTTCGTATGGGCTTGAGGCGCACTGAGTCGCTCATGCGCTGGGTTTGGGAAGCTAATAGAGGAAATCCGGTTGATGAGAACGCGGTGTTCTCATTCGGGACTGATGGGAACCTTGTACTTGCACATTCTAACGGGCAAGTTGCATGGCAAAGTGGTACTGCTAACAAAGGTGTTGTAGGTTTCAAAGTACTTCCTACTGGTAATATGGTGCTTTATGATTCTAAAGGCACATTTTTGTGGCAAAGTTTTGATTCTCCAACAGATACTCTCTTAGTGGGCCAGTCTCTCCGCATTGGGGCTGTCACAAAGCTTGTAAGCCGGGCTTCTGAAAATGAGAATGTAAATGGGCCTTATAGCCTTGCAATGGAGCCCAAAGGATTGACTATGTATTATACTCCTACTAACTCTCCAAAGCCGATACCTTACTTCACATTCTCACAGTGGTTTAACGTTACAAAAGGGGCCACCATACAGAATATGACATTTGAAAGCGAAAATGAGTATGATGAAGGCTTTGCCTATCGTCTACAATTTCTTCTGGGCGTAGCTAATTACCCCTATAGCGCTGGAGGCGCGTTTTCCAGGATCAAATATAACACAACACTGTCATTTTTGAGATTGGAAATGGATGGGAACATTAAGATATATACTTACAATGACAAAGTTGATTATGGTGCATGGGAGGTAACATATACATTATTTTCTAAAGATTCGGATGCGTCAGAGTGTCAGTTACCGACGAGATGTGGGAAGTTTGGACTTTGCGAAGACAGCCAATGCGTGGGTTGTCCATCACCCAAAGGACCAGCTTTGGCTTGGAGTAAGAGCTGCGAAGCACCCAAGTTATCATCATGTGCTGCAAAGGACTTCCACTACAATAAACTTGAAGGTGTGGATCATTTCATGGTGAAATACACAAGAGGAGATGGGCCTGTCAAACAAAATGATTGTGAGATTAAGTGCACAAGAGACTGCAAGTGTTTGGGCTATTTCTACCATCTAGACACATCAAGATGCTGGATTGCTTATCATCTCAAAACTCTCACCAGAGTTGACAACTCCAAACATTTGGCCTATGTTAAGCTTCCTAATTAG